The DNA segment CAGCGACGGCGCGAACAGTGCCAGCACATCGAAACCGCGCGCCTCCAACGCCTCCGCCAGCGCACGGATCGGGGCCAGATCGGCGGCGGCAAGGTAGGAGCGGTAGAAGGTGACCACAATACGCGGGCGGGTTGCGTGCAGCGCAAAACTGGCGGGGCAAACACTGCCCTGAGGTTGCCAGCCGCCCACCTGCGGCAGCACACGCGCCCCGCGCACAGGCGGTGCGTACAGGCCCGCCGCCAGCGCCAGTTGCTGCAACGCTGCCTGTGCGGCCACATCCCCGCCCATGTCGCACAGGTGTTTCAGGCGGCGCAATGTGCTGACCGGCAGGGTCGAGGCCGCATCCAGCGCTGGATCATCGCGCCCATCGGCAGGCAGAACCGCCAGTGCGATGCCCTTTTGCTGCGCCAGCGCTTGCACCTGTTGCAGCCCATAGGCCCAATAAGCCGCCCCCCCGATCAGGCGGATCAGGATGCCCTTGGCTGAAGCGAGGGTATTCTCGACATAGGTATCGACGGACAGCGGATGCTTCAGCGCGGCCAGATTGGCCAGCCGCACTGTCGGCAACCCTTGCGCGCCCGCACGCCATCCCGCCGCGAAAGCGCCCAGATCGCTGTCGGAGAAGGACAGCACCACCAGATCCGCCGGGCTTTGGCCCAGATCGGTGGGGGTGGCGGCCTCGTCCAGCCCATGGCTTTCGCGGAAGATGACATGCATCGTGGATCAGGCTCCCAGCGCCTCGCGGATGGCGGCTTCATTAACATGGTCGTGTTCCGCGATCACGACAAGCCGCGTGATGCGCGGCTCTGATGCGGTCCAGGGACGGTCGAACTGGTGACGCACCCGCGCGCCGACCGCCTGTACCAGCAGGCGCATGGGCTTTCCTGTCACAGCGGCATAGCCTTTGACGCGCAGAATATGCTGGCTTTCCGCCAGATGGGCGATGCGCGCGGCCAGATCGGCGGGGTCTGCAATCTCGCCCATCGTGACCATGACCGTGTCGAAATCGTCATGTTCGTGGTCATGATGGCCGTCATGATGCGACGGGCGCGCGGCCAGATCATCTTCGGCACTTGCTTCCAGCCCTAGCAGGATGGCGGGGTCGACCACGCCTTCGGCCACCTCGACCACGGCCAAGGGGCGCGGGGCAAGGGCGGCGATCGTTGCGCGTGCATTGGTCACACCCTCGCCCCCCGCCAGATCAGGCTTCGTCAGCAACACCAGATCGGCACAGGCGATCTGATCCTCGAACACTTCGGCCAGTGGCGTTTCATGGTCGATGCTGTCATCTGCGGCGCGCTGGGCATCGACTGCGGCAACATTGGTGGCAAAGCGCCCTGCGGCCACAGCCTCGGCATCGGCCAGCGCGATCACACCGTCAACAGTGATGCGCGAGCGGATTTCCGGCCAGTCAAACGCTTTCAGCAGGGGCTTGGGCAGGGCCAGACCAGAGGTTTCGATCACGATATGGTCCGGCTTCGGGTCCAGCTTCAACAGCGCTTCGATTGTGGGGATGAAGTCATCGGCCACAGTGCAGCAGATGCACCCATTCGACAGTTCGACAATGTTTTCGGCAGGGCAATCGGGGATGGCACAGGATTTCAGGATTTCGCCATCCACCCCCACAGTGCCGAATTCATTGACCACCACCGCCAGACGCCGCCCGCCGGCATTGCGGATCAGATGCGAAATCAGCGTGGTCTTGCCCGACCCAAGAAAGCCGGTGACGATGGTAACAGGGGTTTTCGACAGATCAGACATTGGGTGCCTCCAGTGGCGGAATACGGGCGATACAGTTCTTGCGGAAATGTTCGGGGCGTTCGCGCCATGGCACAAGACCATTTTCGGCGGCGCGATATTTCTGCACCCCTTCCAGAATGGCAGGCAGGTGCTGCTCTGGTGTCAGGTTGCCATAGACATAGGTCCAGGCGCCGGGCTTGCGCAATGCGATAGTGCAGCCGCGTGAACAATTGGACAGGCAGTCCACCGCGATCACGCGCAGCCCTTCGGGCGCGGCATCCTGCAAGGCCGCCACAAGCTGTGCGCCGGGGCGGTGGTCCGGGTCTGGTGTGGCCAGCGGGTTGGCAGGCATAGCACTGCGGCAGGTGGCACAGACCAGAAGATCGACAATCTCAGAAGACATGAAAGACTCCGGTTAAAGGGGGCGGCGTGGGGCCGCCCCTGACGCGCGGTTCAGCCGAGGATCATGTGCTCGACAGTTTCAAACAGGAACGCAAGGCCAACACCCATGCAGACAGCCGCAGCCAGCCGCGCCTGTAACTGGCCCTGACCGCCTTGCAGCATCTTGCCTGCAAACAGTGCCACACCCGCGGCAATCGCAAACTGAACCCCGCCAAAGCCAAGCAGATAAGCAAAAATTGGCATGGGGGTAGAGCCGATGACCGCCTCGCCATAAGCCCAGCCGTGGAAGAGGCCCGCCAGCGCGAAACCGGCCAGTGCGACAGGACCGGCAACTTGCCGCCCCAAAAGCAGCAATGCGCCAAGAATGACGACCGATGCGGTGATGACCAGTTCCGCCAGTGGCAGGGTCACGCCCGCCAGATGCACCGCTGTGCCCGCCAAAGTCGCGCCGATAAAGGCCAGCGGCCCGACCAGCGAGCGCCCCGCCAAGGCGGCAGCAATGCCGATCAGCACCACAAAGGCCAGATGGTCCAGCCCGATTACCGGATGCGCCAGACCAGAGATCAGGCCGTGAAAGATGGTCTGCGGTGCCTCGCCGCCCAACGGGTGATGTGCCAGCGCAGGGGTGGCCAGAAGCAAGGCAGGCAGGATCAGAAAACGTGTCATGGAGAGAGTTCCTTGAAAGGGGTTAACGCTGGCGGAAATCGGCATGGCAGGCGACGCAGTAATAGCGCAGATCATGCAGGCCGTTGACCAGATCGCCGCCCTCTTGGACGGTTTGGGCAAATTGCGCGGATTCGGTGGCGAAGGCAGCGGTATATTGGGCAAAGCGCTCTTGCTCTTCCCAGATGACCGGCAGCGCGCCTTTCTCGCCTTCTGGCGCGGGCGAGGGGATATCGAACAGCGTATCGATCTGCCCACCCAGTGCAGCCAGAGCATTGGCGTGGTTCTGGATCATCTCTTCGCCGCCCGCATCCGACAGCAGGGTCGCCGATACAGCGCGGAAATGCCCTGATAGCGCATTCATGGAGCGGCGGCGGCGCTCGGTCAGCCCATCAGCGGCGGTTTCAAAAACCGGGGCTTGCGGGTGCCTGTCGCCATGCGGGCCAAACGGGCCGGTCAGTTGTTCGGCCTGATCTGCATCGACATGGGAATGGCCGTGATCGTGGCTGTGGCTGTGCGCCTGACTTGTGCTGGCCGTTTCTTGCTGGCGCGCGGCATCCGTGGGAACGGCAAAGG comes from the Roseinatronobacter monicus genome and includes:
- a CDS encoding DUF1636 family protein yields the protein MSSEIVDLLVCATCRSAMPANPLATPDPDHRPGAQLVAALQDAAPEGLRVIAVDCLSNCSRGCTIALRKPGAWTYVYGNLTPEQHLPAILEGVQKYRAAENGLVPWRERPEHFRKNCIARIPPLEAPNV
- the cobW gene encoding cobalamin biosynthesis protein CobW, yielding MSDLSKTPVTIVTGFLGSGKTTLISHLIRNAGGRRLAVVVNEFGTVGVDGEILKSCAIPDCPAENIVELSNGCICCTVADDFIPTIEALLKLDPKPDHIVIETSGLALPKPLLKAFDWPEIRSRITVDGVIALADAEAVAAGRFATNVAAVDAQRAADDSIDHETPLAEVFEDQIACADLVLLTKPDLAGGEGVTNARATIAALAPRPLAVVEVAEGVVDPAILLGLEASAEDDLAARPSHHDGHHDHEHDDFDTVMVTMGEIADPADLAARIAHLAESQHILRVKGYAAVTGKPMRLLVQAVGARVRHQFDRPWTASEPRITRLVVIAEHDHVNEAAIREALGA
- a CDS encoding cytochrome c, whose translation is MKLSRNARAGVGLAGVGYVLAAGFVAFAVPTDAARQQETASTSQAHSHSHDHGHSHVDADQAEQLTGPFGPHGDRHPQAPVFETAADGLTERRRRSMNALSGHFRAVSATLLSDAGGEEMIQNHANALAALGGQIDTLFDIPSPAPEGEKGALPVIWEEQERFAQYTAAFATESAQFAQTVQEGGDLVNGLHDLRYYCVACHADFRQR
- a CDS encoding HupE/UreJ family protein yields the protein MTRFLILPALLLATPALAHHPLGGEAPQTIFHGLISGLAHPVIGLDHLAFVVLIGIAAALAGRSLVGPLAFIGATLAGTAVHLAGVTLPLAELVITASVVILGALLLLGRQVAGPVALAGFALAGLFHGWAYGEAVIGSTPMPIFAYLLGFGGVQFAIAAGVALFAGKMLQGGQGQLQARLAAAVCMGVGLAFLFETVEHMILG